The following proteins come from a genomic window of Rutidosis leptorrhynchoides isolate AG116_Rl617_1_P2 chromosome 10, CSIRO_AGI_Rlap_v1, whole genome shotgun sequence:
- the LOC139871676 gene encoding protein LNK1-like isoform X2, which translates to MSDLYLYELDDIIWDDFDRGDDHIVPHPTNAQTNRNSFEGDICKKPRHETTPVLSNTSNLDVSNTIFQDKAEGDSKPLDKKESPSNKPSGAFISSADGEIVTDINSASDDATMSNNCFKSSQVTSRGDFCVDDHVLNGTPAAGDNNFYRYPQHVMAGDLLDYGWPDMGNLEDVDKMLRSCDSSFGLGVTSNDDELGWFTSDPTEATEEALKMDFKFPSPEPSGLTNILMDNDSPESKNHKSGCNSESKDELNTEDQKKQSKVQYQTAGNQSGQGITQADGSYYQKSDLTSHDNLISSSDSNNQVYTSVGSRQQYRNLEPNYFGRMQRNTTYLPSDYTHQTTVRPMVTGDPSRHSGMMFQSSESVLVLAENEGRLSKNELEHQSDMEGAPKRADIGSFNAPENSLEATSFRQLQQIMEQLDLRTKLCIRDSLYRLARSAEQRHNNLDFGGPLMSERTNKCTGLMDMETDTNPIDRSVAHLLFHRPAESPSLPAPLPPKPHINHGSIAGPALMADKLVFQENFAAESDDKITGD; encoded by the exons ATGTCAGACTTGTATCTGTATGAG CTCGATGATATTATCTGGGATGACTTCGATCGAGGTGATGACCATATAGTACCGCACCCTACTAATGCTCAAACAAATAGAAATTCATTTGAAGGAGACATCTGTAAGAAACCTCGACATGAAACAACTCCTGTTTTGAGTAACACCAGCAACCTTGATGTTTCCAATACTATTTTTCAAGATAAAGCAGAAGGAGACTCTAAGCCATTGGATAAGAAAGAGTCACCGTCTAACAAACCGTCTGGTGCGTTCATTTCTTCAGCTGATGGTGAGATCGTAACCGACATTAATTCGGCATCTGATGATGCTACGATGTCCAATAATTGCTTCAAAAGTAGCCAGGTTACCTCTCGTGGTGATTTTTGTGTGGATGACCATGTACTTAATGGTACACCAGCTGCAGGTGATAATAACTTCTACAGATACCCGCAACATGTTATGGCTGGTGATCTTCTAGATTATGGCTGGCCAGATATGGGGAACTTAGAGGATGTGGATAAGATGTTAAG AAGTTGTGATTCATCATTTGGATTAGGTGTTACGAGCAATGATGATGAACTTGGATGGTTTACATCAGATCCAACTGAGGCTACTGAAGAAGCATTGAAGATGGATTTCAAATTCCCAAGTCCTGAGCCAAGTGGTTTAACGAATATCTTAATGGATAATGATTCTCCAGAGTCAAAGAATCACAAGTCTGGTTGTAACTCTGAAAGCAAAGATGAGCTTAATACCGAAGATCAG AAAAAGCAGTCGAAGGTTCAATATCAGACGGCAGGAAATCAATCAGGACAAGGCATAACACAGGCTGATGGTTCTTATTATCAAAAAAGTGACTTGACTAGCCATGACAATTTGATTTCTTCAAGCGATAGCAATAACCAAGTTTATACATCCGTCGGCAGTCGACAGCAATACAGAAACTTAGAACCTAATTATTTTGGTCGCATGCAAAGAAATACTACTTATTTACCTTCTGATTATACACATCAAACTACAGTTCGACCAATGGTGACTGGTGATCCTTCCAGGCATTCAGGTATGATGTTTCAGTCTTCAGAAAGTGTCTTGGTTTTAGCTGAAAATGAAGGCCGTTTATCAAAAAATGAACTTGAACATCAAAGTGATATGGAAGGAGCTCCAAAAAGAGCAGATATAGGTTCATTTAATGCCCCGGAAAATTCACTTGAAGCAACTAGTTTCCGCCAGTTACAACAGATTATGGAACAG CTGGATTTGAGAACCAAGTTATGCATAAGGGACAGTCTGTATCGTTTGGCTAGAAGTGCTGAGCAGCGGCATAATAATCTTGATTTTGGTGGGCCTTTGATGTCTGAAAGGACTAACAA GTGCACAGGGCTAATGGATATGGAAACGGATACGAATCCAATAGATCGTTCAGTAGCACATTTATTGTTTCATAGGCCTGCAGAATCACCTAGTTTGCCTGCTCCTTTGCCTCCCAAGCCACATATA AACCACGGGTCTATTGCGGGACCCGCATTGATGGCGGATAAACTAGTTTTTCAAGAAAATTTTGCAGCTGAATCAGATGATAAGATTACTGGAGACTGA
- the LOC139871676 gene encoding protein LNK1-like isoform X1 codes for MSDLYLYELDDIIWDDFDRGDDHIVPHPTNAQTNRNSFEGDICKKPRHETTPVLSNTSNLDVSNTIFQDKAEGDSKPLDKKESPSNKPSGAFISSADGEIVTDINSASDDATMSNNCFKSSQVTSRGDFCVDDHVLNGTPAAGDNNFYRYPQHVMAGDLLDYGWPDMGNLEDVDKMLRSCDSSFGLGVTSNDDELGWFTSDPTEATEEALKMDFKFPSPEPSGLTNILMDNDSPESKNHKSGCNSESKDELNTEDQINLQKKQSKVQYQTAGNQSGQGITQADGSYYQKSDLTSHDNLISSSDSNNQVYTSVGSRQQYRNLEPNYFGRMQRNTTYLPSDYTHQTTVRPMVTGDPSRHSGMMFQSSESVLVLAENEGRLSKNELEHQSDMEGAPKRADIGSFNAPENSLEATSFRQLQQIMEQLDLRTKLCIRDSLYRLARSAEQRHNNLDFGGPLMSERTNKCTGLMDMETDTNPIDRSVAHLLFHRPAESPSLPAPLPPKPHINHGSIAGPALMADKLVFQENFAAESDDKITGD; via the exons ATGTCAGACTTGTATCTGTATGAG CTCGATGATATTATCTGGGATGACTTCGATCGAGGTGATGACCATATAGTACCGCACCCTACTAATGCTCAAACAAATAGAAATTCATTTGAAGGAGACATCTGTAAGAAACCTCGACATGAAACAACTCCTGTTTTGAGTAACACCAGCAACCTTGATGTTTCCAATACTATTTTTCAAGATAAAGCAGAAGGAGACTCTAAGCCATTGGATAAGAAAGAGTCACCGTCTAACAAACCGTCTGGTGCGTTCATTTCTTCAGCTGATGGTGAGATCGTAACCGACATTAATTCGGCATCTGATGATGCTACGATGTCCAATAATTGCTTCAAAAGTAGCCAGGTTACCTCTCGTGGTGATTTTTGTGTGGATGACCATGTACTTAATGGTACACCAGCTGCAGGTGATAATAACTTCTACAGATACCCGCAACATGTTATGGCTGGTGATCTTCTAGATTATGGCTGGCCAGATATGGGGAACTTAGAGGATGTGGATAAGATGTTAAG AAGTTGTGATTCATCATTTGGATTAGGTGTTACGAGCAATGATGATGAACTTGGATGGTTTACATCAGATCCAACTGAGGCTACTGAAGAAGCATTGAAGATGGATTTCAAATTCCCAAGTCCTGAGCCAAGTGGTTTAACGAATATCTTAATGGATAATGATTCTCCAGAGTCAAAGAATCACAAGTCTGGTTGTAACTCTGAAAGCAAAGATGAGCTTAATACCGAAGATCAG ATCAATTTGCAGAAAAAGCAGTCGAAGGTTCAATATCAGACGGCAGGAAATCAATCAGGACAAGGCATAACACAGGCTGATGGTTCTTATTATCAAAAAAGTGACTTGACTAGCCATGACAATTTGATTTCTTCAAGCGATAGCAATAACCAAGTTTATACATCCGTCGGCAGTCGACAGCAATACAGAAACTTAGAACCTAATTATTTTGGTCGCATGCAAAGAAATACTACTTATTTACCTTCTGATTATACACATCAAACTACAGTTCGACCAATGGTGACTGGTGATCCTTCCAGGCATTCAGGTATGATGTTTCAGTCTTCAGAAAGTGTCTTGGTTTTAGCTGAAAATGAAGGCCGTTTATCAAAAAATGAACTTGAACATCAAAGTGATATGGAAGGAGCTCCAAAAAGAGCAGATATAGGTTCATTTAATGCCCCGGAAAATTCACTTGAAGCAACTAGTTTCCGCCAGTTACAACAGATTATGGAACAG CTGGATTTGAGAACCAAGTTATGCATAAGGGACAGTCTGTATCGTTTGGCTAGAAGTGCTGAGCAGCGGCATAATAATCTTGATTTTGGTGGGCCTTTGATGTCTGAAAGGACTAACAA GTGCACAGGGCTAATGGATATGGAAACGGATACGAATCCAATAGATCGTTCAGTAGCACATTTATTGTTTCATAGGCCTGCAGAATCACCTAGTTTGCCTGCTCCTTTGCCTCCCAAGCCACATATA AACCACGGGTCTATTGCGGGACCCGCATTGATGGCGGATAAACTAGTTTTTCAAGAAAATTTTGCAGCTGAATCAGATGATAAGATTACTGGAGACTGA